The proteins below are encoded in one region of Pelagibacterium flavum:
- a CDS encoding DUF1801 domain-containing protein, with amino-acid sequence MSAPPVPPDVAQALSRHPARVQEQLRDIRQMIFATASAIEGVGPLTETLKWGEPAYLTEKTRSGTTIRLGVSKLAPDRGAVFFNCRTNLVGNFRANFADSFSFEGNRALIVPASGRLEETPLALCLRAALTYHRRGNA; translated from the coding sequence GTGAGCGCGCCGCCCGTGCCGCCCGATGTGGCGCAGGCGCTGTCGCGGCATCCTGCGCGGGTTCAGGAACAATTGCGCGACATCCGCCAGATGATTTTTGCGACCGCATCGGCAATTGAGGGCGTTGGGCCGCTGACCGAAACGCTGAAATGGGGTGAGCCGGCCTATCTGACCGAAAAGACCCGCTCGGGCACCACGATCCGGCTGGGTGTATCGAAACTGGCGCCCGACAGGGGCGCGGTGTTTTTCAATTGCCGGACAAACCTTGTTGGAAATTTCAGGGCGAATTTCGCTGATAGCTTCAGCTTTGAAGGCAATCGGGCGCTTATTGTTCCGGCTTCGGGCCGACTGGAGGAGACGCCGCTTGCGTTGTGCCTGCGGGCGGCGCTGACATATCATCGGCGCGGCAACGCTTAA
- a CDS encoding AraC family transcriptional regulator, which yields MAKDQTQASYLDRLNRVDDYVFAHLEDEISFDRLAEIACLSPYHWSRIYSAMRGETIVATVRRLRLQRAADRLANSGADIGEIASRAGYGSTETFGRAFKDAFGMSPAAYRQAGSHAAFARANEAANAEGFAVELVALAERRCAGIDHNGSYMEIDHAMGRLFSELAGSQALPASPQMIGVFFDDPDLGPESELRSRACLPIGEMVAIDAPMVETTLRGGLYARLNYTGPYADMRGAYRWLLGTWLPKSGYEPDDAPIFEAYLNDPRAVPQNQLRTDIHLPLKDMG from the coding sequence AGGACCAGACACAGGCGAGTTATCTCGATCGATTGAACCGGGTCGATGATTATGTGTTTGCCCATCTCGAGGACGAGATTTCATTTGATCGGCTGGCCGAGATCGCGTGCCTTTCGCCTTACCACTGGAGCCGGATCTATTCGGCGATGCGGGGGGAGACAATCGTTGCGACGGTGCGGCGACTCAGGCTGCAACGCGCCGCCGACCGGCTGGCCAATTCGGGCGCCGATATCGGCGAGATCGCCAGCCGCGCAGGTTATGGTTCGACCGAAACGTTCGGGCGGGCGTTCAAGGATGCGTTCGGGATGAGCCCGGCGGCCTATCGGCAAGCGGGATCGCATGCGGCGTTCGCGCGGGCCAATGAAGCGGCGAACGCCGAGGGATTTGCCGTGGAGCTGGTTGCGCTCGCCGAGCGACGCTGCGCCGGGATCGACCACAACGGCAGCTACATGGAAATCGACCACGCCATGGGGCGGCTGTTTTCCGAACTTGCCGGCAGCCAGGCGCTTCCCGCAAGCCCGCAGATGATCGGGGTGTTTTTCGACGATCCCGATCTGGGCCCGGAAAGCGAGCTGCGCTCGCGCGCCTGCCTGCCGATTGGTGAGATGGTGGCTATCGACGCGCCGATGGTGGAAACCACGTTGCGCGGCGGGCTTTACGCGCGGCTCAATTATACCGGCCCCTATGCCGACATGCGCGGGGCGTATCGCTGGCTGTTGGGCACCTGGTTGCCCAAATCGGGATATGAGCCCGATGACGCGCCGATCTTTGAAGCCTATCTCAACGATCCGCGCGCGGTGCCGCAAAACCAGTTGCGGACCGATATCCATCTGCCGCTTAAGGATATGGGGTGA